One Thermococcus kodakarensis KOD1 genomic window carries:
- a CDS encoding ferritin: protein MLSERMLKALNEQLNKELFSAYFYLGIAAYFKDMGFDGFATWMEAQAEEELGHAMRFYDYIFDRGGKVELEKIEKPKQTFESPLKAFEAVYLHEVGVTQSIFKLVELAQEEKDHATYQFLQWFVEEQVEEEASTKAIVDKLKIIGDNPQGLFMLDRELGARAPKLRALLTQKGE from the coding sequence ATGCTGAGCGAGAGAATGCTGAAGGCCCTGAACGAACAGCTTAACAAGGAGCTGTTTTCTGCATACTTCTACTTGGGCATAGCGGCCTACTTCAAGGACATGGGCTTTGACGGCTTCGCCACCTGGATGGAGGCCCAGGCCGAGGAGGAGCTTGGACACGCCATGAGGTTCTACGACTACATCTTCGACAGGGGCGGCAAGGTAGAGCTTGAGAAGATTGAGAAGCCCAAGCAGACCTTCGAGAGCCCGCTGAAGGCCTTCGAGGCTGTGTACCTCCACGAGGTTGGGGTTACTCAGTCGATATTCAAGCTCGTCGAACTTGCCCAGGAGGAGAAAGACCACGCTACCTACCAGTTCCTCCAGTGGTTCGTCGAGGAGCAGGTCGAGGAGGAGGCCAGCACGAAGGCGATAGTCGACAAGCTCAAGATAATCGGCGACAACCCCCAGGGCCTCTTCATGCTCGACAGGGAGCTTGGAGCCAGGGCGCCGAAGCTCAGGGCACTGCTCACTCAGAAGGGTGAGTGA
- the hypD gene encoding hydrogenase formation protein HypD: MEEPFEAYRSREVAMKLVEKIREEAKTLDGEIRIMHVCGTHEDTVTRHGIRSLLPENVKVVSGPGCPVCITPVEDIVAMQLIMRKAREEGEEIILTTFGDMYKIPTPMGSFADLKSEGFDVRIVYGIFDTYRIAKENPDKTVVHFSPGFETTTAPAAGMLNVAAQEELENFKIYSVHRLTPPAVEVLLKQGTVFQGLIAPGHVSTIIGVKGWEYLTEKYGIPQVVAGFEPNDVLMAILMLIRMYKEGEARIINEYERAVKYEGNVVAQKMIDKFFEVVDAKWRALGVFPKSGLELRKEWKDFEIRSFYKVEVPKNLPDLEKGCRCGAVLRGLALPTDCPLFGKTCTPRHPVGPCMVSYEGTCQIFYKYGVLF; this comes from the coding sequence ATGGAGGAGCCCTTTGAGGCCTACCGCTCGCGTGAGGTGGCCATGAAACTCGTTGAAAAGATCAGAGAGGAAGCGAAGACCCTCGACGGTGAAATCAGGATAATGCACGTCTGCGGAACCCATGAGGACACGGTAACGAGGCACGGAATCCGCTCGCTTCTTCCGGAGAACGTTAAGGTCGTCAGCGGGCCGGGCTGTCCGGTCTGCATAACACCGGTTGAGGACATCGTGGCGATGCAGCTCATCATGAGGAAAGCCCGGGAAGAGGGAGAAGAGATAATCCTGACGACCTTCGGCGACATGTACAAGATCCCGACGCCGATGGGGAGCTTCGCCGACTTAAAGAGTGAGGGCTTTGATGTCAGAATCGTCTATGGTATCTTTGACACCTACAGAATCGCCAAGGAGAACCCGGACAAAACCGTCGTCCACTTCTCGCCGGGCTTTGAGACGACAACCGCTCCAGCGGCCGGAATGCTCAACGTCGCCGCCCAAGAGGAGCTTGAGAACTTCAAGATATACTCCGTCCACAGGCTAACCCCGCCAGCCGTTGAGGTGCTCCTCAAGCAGGGCACGGTCTTTCAGGGCCTCATAGCCCCTGGTCACGTCTCCACGATAATCGGAGTGAAGGGCTGGGAGTACCTGACAGAAAAGTATGGTATCCCTCAGGTCGTCGCGGGCTTCGAGCCGAACGACGTCCTCATGGCGATTCTTATGCTCATCAGGATGTACAAGGAAGGCGAGGCGAGGATAATCAACGAGTACGAGCGGGCTGTCAAGTACGAAGGCAACGTGGTCGCCCAGAAGATGATAGACAAGTTCTTCGAGGTCGTCGATGCCAAGTGGCGTGCCCTCGGCGTTTTCCCGAAGAGCGGCCTCGAGCTGAGGAAGGAGTGGAAGGATTTCGAGATAAGGAGCTTCTACAAAGTAGAGGTTCCCAAGAACCTGCCCGACCTCGAAAAGGGCTGCCGCTGCGGCGCCGTGCTGAGGGGACTGGCTTTACCTACTGACTGCCCCCTCTTCGGAAAGACCTGCACGCCGAGACACCCGGTCGGGCCGTGCATGGTGTCCTACGAAGGAACATGCCAGATATTCTACAAGTACGGCGTGCTGTTCTGA
- the hypF gene encoding carbamoyltransferase HypF — MKAYHIHVQGIVQAVGFRPFVYRIAHEHNLRGYVKNLGDAGVEIVVEGREEDIEAFIEDLYKKKPPLARIDRIEKKEIPPQGFDRFYIEKSSKGGKGGDSIIPPDIAICDDCLRELFDPTNKRYMYPFIVCTNCGPRFTIIEDLPYDRENTTMKEFPMCDFCRSEYEDPLNRRYHAEPTACPVCGPSYRLYTSDGQEIYGDPLRKAAELIDKGYIVAIKGIGGIHLACDAANEEVVAELRRRTFRPQKPFAIMAKDIETVKSFAYVSPEEEEELTSYRRPIITLRKKEPFPLPENLAPGLHTIGVMLPYAGTHYILFHWSKTPVYVMTSANYPGMPMVKDNERAFEELKDVADYFLLHNRKILNRADDSVIRFVDGKRAVIRRSRGFVPLPIEIPFEYNGLAVGAELMNAFGVAKNGKVYPSQYIGNTGKVEVLEFMREAIAHFRKILRVKNLDLIIADLHPAYNTTKLAMEMANELDVELLQVQHHYAHIASVMAEKNLDSVIGIALDGVGYGTDGNTWGGEVLYLGYEDVERLAHIDYYPLPGGDLASYYPLRALMGILSKVYSIDELEGVINRCCPKAVESLKYGKVEFNVVLNQLAKGINTAYASSTGRVLDAIAVLLNVAYRRHYEGEPAMKLESFAFKGKNDLKFEVPVEGELIRVEELFQSILEAIEGASPADIAYSAHLALARAFAHTAVERAREFGVKNVALSGGVAYNELITKMIRKVVEANGLNFHVTTEVPRGDNGVNVGQAFLGGLYLEGYLTKEDLML, encoded by the coding sequence ATGAAGGCCTATCACATTCACGTTCAAGGCATCGTTCAGGCGGTCGGATTCAGGCCGTTCGTCTACAGAATAGCCCACGAGCACAACCTGCGGGGCTACGTCAAAAACCTCGGCGATGCGGGCGTTGAGATAGTCGTTGAGGGCAGGGAAGAGGACATCGAAGCCTTCATCGAAGACCTCTACAAAAAGAAGCCTCCTCTGGCGAGAATTGACCGGATTGAAAAGAAGGAAATCCCGCCGCAGGGTTTCGACCGCTTTTACATTGAGAAAAGTTCCAAAGGGGGAAAGGGCGGGGATTCCATAATCCCACCTGACATAGCCATCTGTGACGACTGTCTGAGGGAGCTTTTTGACCCCACCAACAAGCGCTACATGTATCCCTTCATCGTCTGTACAAACTGCGGCCCTAGGTTCACGATAATTGAGGACCTCCCCTACGACCGCGAGAACACGACGATGAAGGAGTTCCCGATGTGCGACTTCTGCCGGAGCGAGTACGAGGATCCTCTCAACAGGCGCTACCACGCCGAGCCGACGGCCTGTCCCGTCTGTGGGCCTTCATACAGGCTCTACACCAGCGACGGGCAGGAGATATACGGCGATCCGCTCAGGAAGGCGGCCGAGCTCATAGACAAGGGCTACATAGTGGCCATCAAGGGAATAGGAGGAATCCATTTAGCGTGCGACGCAGCCAACGAGGAAGTAGTTGCTGAACTGAGGAGGAGAACCTTCAGGCCACAGAAGCCCTTCGCGATAATGGCCAAAGACATCGAAACCGTCAAGAGCTTCGCCTATGTGAGCCCAGAGGAAGAGGAGGAGCTGACATCCTACAGACGGCCGATAATAACGCTCCGCAAGAAGGAGCCCTTCCCGCTCCCCGAGAACCTCGCGCCGGGGCTTCACACCATTGGAGTCATGCTTCCCTACGCTGGAACCCACTACATCCTCTTCCACTGGAGCAAAACTCCGGTTTATGTAATGACTTCGGCCAATTACCCAGGAATGCCGATGGTCAAGGACAACGAGAGGGCTTTTGAGGAACTTAAGGATGTAGCCGACTACTTCCTCCTCCACAACAGGAAGATACTGAACAGGGCAGACGACAGCGTGATAAGGTTCGTTGATGGGAAGAGGGCCGTGATAAGGCGCTCCCGCGGCTTCGTGCCACTTCCAATAGAGATACCTTTCGAATACAACGGCCTGGCAGTTGGCGCTGAACTCATGAACGCCTTCGGCGTGGCAAAGAACGGAAAGGTCTACCCGAGCCAGTATATAGGCAACACCGGGAAGGTTGAAGTCCTCGAGTTCATGAGGGAGGCAATAGCACACTTCAGGAAGATTCTCAGGGTGAAAAACCTTGATCTCATCATAGCCGACCTCCATCCGGCTTACAACACGACGAAGCTTGCAATGGAGATGGCCAACGAGCTGGACGTGGAACTCCTTCAGGTTCAGCACCACTACGCCCACATAGCGAGCGTCATGGCCGAGAAAAACCTCGATTCTGTCATTGGGATAGCGCTCGACGGCGTTGGCTACGGGACAGACGGAAACACTTGGGGCGGGGAAGTCCTTTATCTGGGCTATGAGGACGTTGAAAGGTTGGCCCACATCGACTACTACCCTCTCCCGGGCGGGGATTTGGCGAGCTACTATCCATTGAGGGCTCTGATGGGGATACTGAGCAAGGTCTATTCGATTGACGAGCTTGAAGGTGTTATAAACCGCTGCTGCCCGAAGGCCGTCGAGAGCCTCAAGTACGGAAAGGTCGAGTTCAACGTCGTCCTCAACCAGCTCGCCAAGGGGATAAACACGGCCTACGCTTCTTCAACGGGAAGAGTCCTCGATGCCATTGCCGTCCTCCTCAACGTCGCCTACAGGAGGCACTACGAGGGAGAACCGGCAATGAAGCTTGAGAGCTTCGCCTTCAAGGGCAAGAACGACCTGAAGTTCGAGGTTCCAGTTGAAGGAGAATTGATAAGGGTTGAAGAGCTGTTCCAGAGTATCCTTGAGGCAATTGAGGGGGCATCACCCGCGGACATAGCCTACTCCGCCCACCTCGCCCTCGCGAGGGCCTTTGCCCACACTGCCGTCGAAAGGGCCAGAGAGTTCGGAGTGAAGAACGTTGCCCTGAGCGGAGGAGTTGCGTACAACGAGCTCATAACCAAGATGATAAGAAAGGTCGTGGAGGCGAACGGGCTGAACTTCCACGTGACGACCGAGGTGCCGAGAGGGGACAACGGGGTAAACGTCGGTCAGGCATTCCTCGGTGGGCTCTACCTCGAGGGCTACCTAACGAAGGAGGATCTGATGCTGTAA